The genomic interval CCTCGGGGTCCTTGCGCGCGAGCGCGGCCATGTCCTCGAACGCGACGCCGAGCGGCAGGTACGCCAGCGGGTCGTGCGCGCTCGTCTGGTCGGTCACGACGTCGATCTCCGCACCCCGGGCCAGCAGGGCGGGCACGGCCTCGGCGGCGTTGGCCACGACCCCGATCGACAGCGGGCGGCGCGCGTCCCTGGCCTCGTACGCCAGGCGCAGCGCCTCGTCCAGGCTCTCGGCCCGCACGTCCAGGTAGCGGTGGCCGATGCGGCGCTCGACACCGCGCGGGTCACAGTCGACGCAGATCGCCACGCCGCCGTTCATCGTGACCGCGAGCGGCTGCGCGCCGCCCATGCCGCCGAGCCCGGCGGTCAGGGTGATCGTACCGGCGAGGCTGCCGCCGAACCGCTTGGCCGCGACCGCCGCGAACGTCTCGTACGTCCCCTGCAAAATGCCCTGGGTGCCGATGTAGATCCACGAGCCGGCCGTCATCTGGCCGTACATCGTGAGCCCGAGCCGCTCCAGCCGCCGGAACTCCGGCCAGGTCGCCCAGTCGCCGACGAGGTTGGAGTTGGCGATGAGCACCCGGGGAGCCCACTCGTGGGTGGTCATCACGCCGACCGGCCGGCCCGACTGCACCAGCAGCGTCTCGTCGGCCCGCAGGGTGGTGAGCTCGCGCACGATGGCGTCGTACGACGGCCAGTCGCGGGCGGCCTTGCCGCTGCCGCCGTAGACGACCAGCCGTTCCGGGTGCTCGGCGACCTCGGGGTCGAGGTTGTTCATCAGCATGCGCAGCGCGGCCTCCTGCTGCCAGCCGCGCGTGTTGAGGGTGGTGCCGCGCGGAGCCCGGACAGGTCCCCGGACGGGAGCCCGGTTCGGGGCGCTGTCACCGTGGTCGGCCACGAGTCCTCCTCCCACCCGCGCCCGGCGCGCATGGTCCCATTCAGTGAGTCCTCTTCATCCTGAGTGAATGAATAGATTCAGTCAATGAGGAACACCCCGCGGGCCGCGGCCGACGCCTCGAACGCCTCCAGGCGCGCCTGTGCCCCGGGCAGCTCGTCGCACATCGCCTCCAGCAGCACCCGGCCGAGCATCATCGGCGCGCAGGCCGTGTCGAACACCAGGCTCGTGCCCACGGCGGCGGTGAGCAGGACGTGCGACAGACCGGCGAGAGACGGCACCTTCCGGTCCGCGACCGTGACGACGTTCAGTCCGGCCGCGCGGCCGGCGCGGAGGGCGTCCACCAGTTCGGCCGGGTAGCGGGGCAGGGCGAAGCACAGCAGGGCCGTCGCCCCGGCCGCCGCCGCCTGCTCGACGCGGTCGGTCAGGAGCGACCCCGCTTCGTGCAGGGGCCGTACGTCGGGGTGGATCTTCGCCGCGAAGTAGGCGAACCCGGCGGCCTGGGCCGCGGCCGCCCGCAGGCCCAGCACCGGAAGCGGCCGCGAGGCGGCGAGCAGGCGGGCGGCCTCGGCGACGGGCCCGGGGTCGTCCAGCGACCGGGCCAGGGCGCGCAGGTTCTCGATCTCCGCCAGCACGGCCCGCCGGTACTCACCCCCGGGGCCCGTCGCCCAGTCGAGGCCGAGACCGTGCTTCCCGGGCGCCTCTTCCGGGGCGGGATCCCGCGGCGCGGGACGTGCGCGCGCGCCGGGTCGCGACGACGGGCGATGAGAACTGTCCGCCGCGGCAGGAAGCGTCTGCGCGTGCTCCTGCACTCCGCTCCCGTACTGCCTGCTCCCGTACTGCCTGCTCCCGGTCTGCCCGGCCGTGTCCTGCCCCCCGCCCCCGTACTGCCCGCCCCCGTACTGCCCGCCCCCGTACTGCCCGCTCCCGGTCTGCCCGGTCGCGTCCGGCACGCCCCCGCCGCCGTCGGGGGGCCGGGGGCCGGCCGCGGGCGCGGACGTGCCGGCATCCGGCGCGGTGTCCTCCCCGTCCCGGCCGCCGCCGTTCACGCCGCGGCCGGGCGGCACGCCCAGTTCACGGAACCTGCGCCGCAGGCCGGGGTATCCGCGGTAACCCAGCGCCATCGCGAAGCGGGTCACCGACGGCTGGCTGACCCCGGCCAGCTCGGCCACTTCGATGCTCGACAGGAACGGCGCCTCGGCGGCGTGCCGTGCGAGGCAGTGCGCGATCCTGCGCTGCACGGGGGTCAGCCGGTGCCCCTCGAACAGCCGCAGCAGGCGGGACGCGGCCTCGCCGTCATGACCGCCGGGGTCGCCGAAGACATCACGGTCGCCGAGGACGTCACGTTCGTCGCGGTCGGCGCGGTGGCCGCCCGGGCCGTGGTCCGCGTTGTGGCCGGTGCTCATCTCCCCCGCCTCACCGGCCCACGCCGGGCCGGTCGGTCTGCATGCTTTCATTCAACGGCAGTCTCCTCTGAGGGGTTGTCCACAGGCAAGGCGCCGTCGGCGCGCACCGGCCCGGCGATTGCCTAGTCTGATCGGCAGAACCCAGCAAGGGAGATTGCCGTTGAAGACCGGTGGTTTGAGAAGTAGTGGCCTGGGCCGTCGCGTGGGGGTCGTCGCGGGAGCGGCCGCCCTGGCGGCGGCGGTGTGGGCGGTGCGGAACGTCCCCGCCGCGCTGGGGGCGCGGCCGTCGGGCGAGCGGGCGAGCCGGGTGCGGCGCTCGAAACAGTTCCGTGACGGCGCGTTCCGCAACACGACGCCCAGCCCCGTCCTTCCCCCGGGGACCAGGCAGCAGGTCGCCCGCGAGTTCCTCCGCCGGACGCCGCGCAAGCCCCGCCTCCCCGTTCCCCTGATGACCCCCGGGCCGTCCCGGGGCGGCGACCTCGACGCCGTCTGGTACGGCCACTCCTCCGTGCTGATCGAGATCGAGGGGCGGCGGGTGCTGCTCGACCCGGTGTGGAGCGAGCGGTGTTCTCCGGCGTCGTTCACCGGGCCGCGCCGCCTGCACCCTCCGCCGGTGCCGCTGTACGAGCTGCCCGAGCTCGACGCGATCGTCATCTCGCACGACCACTACGACCACCTCGACATGGACACGGTGCGCCTGCTGGTCCGCACGCAGTCCGCGCCGTTCCTGGTTCCGCTCGGGGTCGGCGCCCATCTCGAGCGGTGGCGGGTGCCCGCGTCCCGCATCATCGAGCTGGACTGGAACGAGGAGGCCACGGTCTCCGGCCTCCGGTTCGTGGCGACCCCCGGCCGTCACTTCTCCGGCCGCGCGTTCCGCCGGGACCAGACCCTCTGGGCCTCGTGGGTCGTCGCGGGCGAGCGCCGGCGGGTCTTCTACACCGGCGACTCCGGCTACTTCGACGGATACGCTGCGATCGGCGAGACGTACGGGCCGTTCGACCTGTCGGTGGTCCAGATCGGCGCCTACAGCAAGGGCTGGCCGGACATCCACATGACACCCGAGGAGGCGATCCTCACGCACCTCGACGTGCGGGCCCGGGTGCTGCTGCCGGTTCACTGGGGCACGTTCTCGCTCGCCCCGCACGCCTGGAACGACCCGGTCGACCAGCTGTGGCGGGAGGCCAAGGCACGCGACGTGCGCCTCGTGGTGCCGCGGCCGGGCGAACGCGTCACGGTCGACGACCCGCCGCCGGTGGACGGCTGGTGGCAGACGATCATGTGACGAGCCGGGTGCCGGGCCTGCGGGGAGAGCGCGCTCCCCGGCCCGGCGGCCGCCGGCCACGGACCCACGCCGGGCCGGTCAGTTCATGTGCGCCGTGCCGGGAGGCTCGGCCGCCGGCCGGCGCAGCGCGTCGGCGCGGGTCGGATACATGGTGAGCCGCGAGCTGAGGCCGAGCAGCGAGAACAGGTGACGCATCTGTGGGCTCATCCCGCAGACGGCGCCGTCTCCGTCCTTGGGCGGGTTGCGGACGCAGGCGTCGATGAGCACCCGCATGCCGGCGCTGTCGATGAACCGCAGCCGCTCCAGGTCGAACAGGATGCGCGTCGCGGGGCGGGCCAGGAGGGGGGCCACCTGCTCGCGCAGCGCGGGGACCGTGAGCACGTCGAGCTCACCGCTGAGGGTGATGAGAGTGAAGGGGGGCGACTGCGCCACCGACACCTGGAAGTCGTGCAAGGATCCCCACCTCCGTTGGTGAGATGACCCCACCCGGAACTCCTTCCGGAACCGCCCATATTACGCGGATCGGGCGAATAATCCCATAAGACCGGACGAAAACTGTGTGCAGGTTTCACTTCCGTCCCCCGGGTAGTCGCGATCCATGGGCATTCGAGCAATGGCGGTCGTCTGCCTCGCGCTCGTCGCCGCGGGGTGCGCGTCCGCGGACGACGCGTCGGTCGCCGCGACGGCGGAGCGCTTCCTGTCCGCGGCCGGGCAGGGCCGGGGAGGTCAGGCATGCCTGCTCCTGGCCCCCGAGGCCGCGCGCTCACTGGACGACTGCGAGCAACAGATCGTGTCGGCCGGCCTGCGCACGGGCGCCGTACGCGGCGTCGACGTGTGGGGCGACGAGGCACGGGTGCGGGTGGACGGCGACACGCTTTTCCTGCACCGGTTCCCCGAGGGCTGGCGGGTGCGGGCCGCGGGCTGCGAACCCCGCCCGGAGCAGCCGTACGAATGCGAGGTGGAGGCGTGAACGGCGCGCGGACCCTCTACGCGGTGCTGCTGGTCACGATCGCGCTGGTTCTCGCCTACGTGATCGTCGTCGGCCTGGCGGGGAGGTAGCGGCGGTGAGGCGTTTCGTCAGGGACAACGCGCTCGCGCTGTGCTTCCTGCTGCTGTTCCTGCTGAGCCTCGCCGGACAGTCGGCGGCGGGCGCGGCGGCGTTCAGCGAGGAGCAGGTGGCGGGTGGCGGCTCCCCCGTGACATGGGCGGACTACGTCACCTCGTCGGCCTTCGCGGTGGACGTCGCCGAGAACTGGCAGTCGGAGTATCTGCAGTTCTTCCTCTACATCCTCATCACGGTCTGGCTCGTGCAGCGCGGCTCGCCGGAGTCGAAGAAGCGGGGCGAGGAGGGCCTGGAGTCCGACGCCGAGCAGAAGGTCGGCCGGCACGCCGAGCCCGGCTCCCCCGCGTGGGCGGCGGCGGACGGCTGGCGGCGGACGGTCTTCAGCCACTCGCTGGGCATCGCGATGGGACTGCTCTTCCTGCTGTCCTGGCTGGCCCAGTCCGTCGCGGGCCTCGCGGCGTACAACAACGAGCAGCTCTCCCGGCTGGAGGACCCGGTCGGCTGGGGCGGCTACGTGACCTCCGCCGACTTCTGGAACCGCACACTGCAGAACTGGCAGTCGGAGTTCCTCGCGGTCGCCTCCATGGTCCTGCTCGCGATCTTCCTGCGTGAGCGGGGCTCACCGCAGTCGAAGAGGGTCGGCGACCCGCATTCCAGGACGTCGTCCAGCGGTTGACCGGTGCCCCTCGCGGCCGGATGACAATCTCGGGCAAAGCTCCGAATGTCCACGTTTGTCGCATTCCAAGGCTTGGGTACGCCCAGCGCCAATCGTGGGGAGGAGCACCGAGATGACGTTCAATCCGCTGCAGGAGCGGGGGATACCGCTGGACCGGCAGCTGCGCAACTGGCGCGAGCTGAATGTCACGCCGATCGACCCCGACCGCGCCGATCCCTACACCCGGTGCCGGATCATCACGATGAACGGCATCGAGATCGAGGCGATCATGTTCAGCCATCATCTCGCCCGGCACCACCCCGATCTGGAGGTCAGGCAGCGGCTGGCGGAGGTGCGCTACATCGAGGCGCAGCAGCAGAGGACGGTGAACTGGCTGCTGCCGGGGCTGGCCTCGGTGCTGGAGACGACGATCGCCTACGAACAGGTGGCGGTGGACCTGACCGCCTGGGTCGCCCGGATGGAGCCCGACCCCTATCTCAAGCAGGCCTACCAGTTCGGCGTGCTGGAGGACTTCGATCACCTGTATCGCTACGCCAACCTGTACGAGATGATCGAGCACCGCAAGGCCGAGAAGATCGTCGACCGGCTGACCGAGGTGATGCCGGGCCGGCCGACGAAGATGCACCACCGCCACCCGGCCGACAACGTCCGCGAGCACTACAACCGCGAGACCGCACAGGCGATCTCCAAGCTGCACGCGCTGACCGTCATGTCCGCCGAGCAGCAGACGATGAACTTCTACATGAACGTCGGCCCGACCTACGTGGAGCCGATCGCGCGGCAGCTCTACCAGGAGATCGGGCTGATCGAGGAAGAGCACGTCACGCACTACGAGTCGCTGCTCGACCCGGGCGAGACGTGGTGGGAGCAGCTGCTCAACCACGAGTACAACGAGTGCTACCTCTACTACTCCTTCATGGAGACCGAGTCCGACCCGAAGGTCAAGACGATCTGGGAGCTGCATCTCAACATGGAGCTGGAGCACCTGCGGATCGCCGCGGAGCTGTTCCGCCGGCACGACGGGCGCGACCCGGAGCAGCTGCTGGCCCCGGCGCTGCCCAAGCCGGTGACGTTCGAGCCGAACAAGGACTACCTGCGTGAGCTGATCGCGACGCAGATCGACTACACGACCCTGGGCACCGGCTACGTCCAGGAGGCCCACGAGCGGTTCCAGCGCTGGCAGGAGCAGCTGATGGGCGGGGAGGAACCGCCCAGCGAGCGCGTCATCGACGACAACCGCGCCAAGTCGGGCGACGAGTACCGCCTGGAGCTGGAGGGCACCCACCCTCTCTACAGCCTGCGCACCCACTGACCGGGCGAGCCCCCGGGCTCGGGTCCGTACCCGCGGGCCCGAGCCGGGGGCTCGCAGGCCCGCCTACCTGCGCAGCGCCTGACGGATCAGGTCCCGGGCCCGATCCATGATCGCGGCGGGCGGGCCCAGGAGCAGGTTCCTCGTCATCGTCTCCACACCCGGGTGCGGGCGGGTCGGCGCCATCGCCTCGGCGGCCCGGACGCCGAGGGCCATCGCCCGCCGCTCGGCCGCCGTCGTCTCGGCGCGGAGCCGGGTGAACTCGTACCGCTCCTCGGCCCGGGCGTGCGCGAGCACGGCCATCCGCAGTCTGTCCAGCTCGGCCATGAAGCCGGGATGCTCCGGGCCCATCTCGTCCAGCCTGCTGAGCATCTCCTTGGCCTCGCGCTCCTCCTTGAGCCGGTCGGCCACCACGCCGGTCCCCCCGTCCACCCGCAGCCGGGTGTAGGGGTGGACGATCTCCTCCTCCGCCGTCTCGTGGACGGCCAGCATGCGCACCAGCCGCCGGAACGGCTCACGGCGCTCGCCGGGCGCGGCGTGCTCCACCTCGTCGAACATGTCCCTGATCAGCGCGTGCTGGTGGACGAGCAGGTCGACGACGTCGCCTTCCTTCATCAGTTCCGGTATCGGGTGCTGCACGTCGGTCATGTCCCTCTCCCCTCGGATACGGCGCCCGGCCTTCCCTCGGAAGGCCGGGCGCCGGACGAAAACGGGACCACGGTCGAGCCTGACCGCACCTGGCGGACACCCGGCTATCTACCCCTGACGTGTGGTGATCAGCAGCCGATCGGGCTCGATCCCAACGCGACGTCGTCGTACCAGATGACGTCGGAGTCGCTGCCGTAGCTCTCCCAGCCCAGGCGCAGCGTCGTGGGCCGCGGCGCGGTGGAGCGGCGCAGCCACTGGGCGTCCACGTCCGTCGTGGGCGTGCCGTCCACCGTCAGGCCCTTGACCTCCTGGTCGTCCAGGTACGTCCGCATCGCCTGCTTGGTGGTATCGATCTGGAAGCGCAGGCACACCCAGCGGTTGGTGGGCAGCGGGCTGCTCAGCGCGACCCCGGTCGGGCTCTGCTCGGGCAGCGTGGCGTCGTCGGACTCCCGGTTCCACTGGAGAGCGCCGCCCTGGCCGCCGATCCGCAGGTCCTTGCCGCCGTCCCTGGAGTCCGCCATGGTGATCATGGTGACGTGGTTCGCCGGCAGTGCCGTCGTGTGCCGCACCCACATGCGCCCGTAGACCACGGGCGCGATGGCGGAGACGTCCTTGGTGGTCGCGGCGAAGGCGTGGTTGCAGTAGTTGCCGCCGCCGTTGATCCGCAGCGACTTCCCTCCGCTGTGCGCGGTGGTGGAGTCGATCGTGGCGGTGCCGCTGCCCGAGCAGTTCGGGGTGGTCACCTGCCACTCACCGGACGGCGTGCCCGACTGGTCCTCGAAGCCGGAGCAGACGACCAGGCCGCCGCCCGAGCAGCCGGACGCCGTGGGGGTCACCGACGGGCTCGGACTGGCCGAGGGGGACGGCGACGGCGAGTGGTCCACCGTCGGAGACGGCGTGGGCGACGGTGAAGGTGTCGGCGACGGGGACGGCGAGTGGTCGACGGTCGGGGACGGCGTCGGCGAGGGCGACGGGGAGACCCCGCCACCGTCACACGGCACGCCGTTCAGCGACCAGTCGGACGGCGTCGTGAGGCTGCCCGACCAGGTGCCCTGGAAGCCGAAGTCCGCCGTCTGCCCGGTGGCCAGCGAGCCGTTCCAGGTCTCGTTCCTGGCGGTGGCGGCCGAACCCGACAGGGTCACCTTGGCGCCCCAGGAGTTGGTGATCTGCTGGCCGCTGCCGGCCGTCCAGCTCAGCGTCCAGGAGCTGACCGCCGAGCCGAGGTTGGTGAGCCGCACCGACGCGGTGTAGCCGCCCGGCCACTGGTTGGTCGTGTAGTCCACCTTGCACACGGGAGCCGCGGAGGCGGTGCCGGGCACCAGCACGACGACGAGGCCGGCGACCAGCGCGGCCAGCGCCGCGACCAGTCGCGCCGCCGGAGAGCCCGGCAGGCCGCGGGCGCCGGGGCGAACCCCTCGGACAGGACGGAACTGCTTCATGCGTACCTCGATTTCTGCGCATCCGCTCGTTCGGCGCGCCGCCCGGCTCCGCGCCGCGCACGCCGGGCAGGTACGAACGGCCGGCGGTCTCGGGCAGGCGCTCGCGCTCGGGCCGCGGCCCCTCTGGACAGACGGGTCGCGACGCTGCGGCCCCCGGACGCAGATGTTTTCTCCGGGTCGCCCGAGCGGTCAACGGACGCCGCCGGTCCCGGACCTGCCCCGCCCGGACCGCGGCGGCATCCGGCGCAGCTCACGGGCACCGCCGCCGCCGGAGGCGCGTGGAGGCGGCCGTGGCCCGAACTGAATCTTTCACCGTGCGCGACCCCCCGCGCGGCACGCCTCCCGCCTGTCGCGCCCCGACCGGTGCCCGCGGGCGCCGGCTCTCGTAGTCTTCGCACTGACACGCACGAACGCAAAGGACATCCCCCAATGGCAGATGCAGGGTCCTGGGTCGTCGTCGGGCTCGACAACGGCGGCACTAGCAACAACGCGACCGTTCTCGACGCCTCCGGGCGGTTCCTCGTGGACCGGATGGTGGAGACACCCAGCCTCGTACGGGAGGGTCCCGAGGTCGCGGTCGAGCAGCTCCTCCTCGCCCTCGACAACGTGCTGGAGCTGACCGGCACGCCGCGCTCGACCGTGCGCGCGGTGGGACTGGACACCCCGGGCCCGGCCAGCGCCGACGGTGTGATCTCCTCGAAGGGCGCGACCAACTTCGTCGATCCCGGGTGGTTCGGCTTCGACTTCCGGGGGGCCCTGGAGTCCCGGCTGGGGCTGCCGGTGGTCTACAACAACGACGGCAACGCCGCGGCCCTCTACTCCCACCACGTACGCTTCGGGCCCGACGCCTGGCAGCACTCGTCGGTGTCGGCGATCGTCGGCACCGGCCTCGGCGGCGGCGTCATCCAGTCGGGGCACGTGGTGAAGGGCGCGGCGGGGATGGCCGGCGAGCTCGGGCACGTCCACATCCCCCTGCAGGGCCTGCTGGAGGAGGGCCAGCCGCTGCCCGAGTGCAACTGCGGCTTCGTCGGGGACGCCGAGAGCGTCGCCTCGCTGACCGGCATCGAGAAGAACCTGCTGCCCTACTGGCTGACCCGCTTCCCCGACCACGAGCTGCACCGGGCCGGGTCCGCCGGGAAGGCCGCCAAGCTGCTGCGCGGCTACGCGGAGAACGGCGACCCGCTCGCGCTCAAGGTCTTCGAACAGCAGGCGATGGCCATCGGCAGGCTGTTCACCATCGCGGCCAACTTCACCGACCCGGACGCGTACTTCCTGGGCGGCGGAGTGGTGGAGGCGGCCCCGCACTTCCGCGAATGGTTCCTCGAGAAGGTCCGCGAGCACACCCTGCTGCGCGAGGAGCAGCGGCGGGTGGCCACCGTGACGCTGGTGGAGGACCTCGACATGGCCGGCGCCCGGGGCGCGGCGCTCGCCGCCCTCGCCGAGATCGTCGGCCGCTGACACGGCCGTCCGCCCCGCGGCCCGGCCGCGGCGTGTGTCCTGGACGGATCACACGCCCGGCCGGGGTCCGGTGAACGGAACGTCCAGAGCGAGTTGCGAATCTCGCACAAAACGGCACGATGCGGACTCGTGAACGACACAGACCTGCTCAACGGCCGCCGCTTCGTCATGATCAGCTCCACTGCCAGCGAGGTGAACGCCGACGCGCCCACCGAGTTCGCGTACGAGGAGTCGGGCGGCGTGATCTGGGGGCACTACACGGGCGACACCGTCGTCCACGGCCGGTTCGTCGGCACGCGGGACGCCGATCGCATCGAGATCTCCTACGTCCACCTGCTGAAGACCGGGGAGCGCGCGAGCGGCCGCGGCGCCAGCCGCATCGAGACGGCCGAGGACGGCCGGCTGCGCCTGGTCGAGGAGTTCCGGTTCGAGGACGACGACACCACCCACGTCAGCATCTGCGCCGAAGTGGTCTGAGACCTACGATTCGTCTCGCAGCGCGGCGCGGCCCTCGGCCGCGCCGACGAACCGCATCTTGCCGAGCGGCAGCCCCTGCCCCTGTCCCTGCCCCTGTCCCTGCTCGGGCTCCGGCGAGGGGGCGGAGCCGGGCCGCCGCGAGGTCCCCCGGCCCCGCTCACGCTCGCGATCGCTCGGCAGCACGTACGGCCGCCTGAGCACCTCGTCCAGGATGAACACGGTCTCGGTCGCCTTGACGGCCGGGATGTTGGCCAGGCGTTCGGTGACCATCGCGTGCACCTCGGCCACGTCCGCCATCCTGACCTGGATCATCGCGTCGTGCTGCCCGGTGGTGATGGCGCAGTACTCCACCTCCGGCATCTGCGCGAGCTGGGCGCGGAACTGCCGCCACATCTGCTGGCGCACGGTCACGAAGATCAGCGCGACGATGCCGAGGCCGGCCCGCTGATGGTCGATCTCCGCCGTGAACCGCCTGATCACGCCGTCGGCGCGCAGCGCCTCGAACCGCGTGTAGGCGTTCGCCCGGGAGATCCCGACCCGCTCGGCGAGCGCGGACACCGAGACGCGCCCGTTCTCCCTGAGCACCTCGAGGATCTTCAGGTGGGTGGCGTCCAGCTCCAGGCCGATGCCGATCCGTCCAGCGGCGCCGCCCGCGGACCCCGAGTTGCTTGACATTTCGGTCACTGGTTCATCCTCCACGGGAGATTCGTCTCGGCTCGGCCTCATGAGCTGGACTTTCTGCAGCACAATCCTGGACGATCGGCGACCAAACGTCCATACGGCCACGAGTTGGCCTGTTTTCGGAGGACACATAATGACGACCCGTTCGTGGCAGGTGAGGGCCGGCCTGCTGCCGGTTGTGCTCACCGGCGCCCTCGCCCTCGCGGCCTGCTCCGGCGGCGGCTCGTCCAGCAGCACCCAGAGCGGCGCCGCGGGCAAGACGCTCGTGATCGACACCTCGTTCGACCTCAAGACGGCGGACCCCGGGCGGACCTACGAGCCGACCGGCCTGATCGTCGACAAGGCGACCTACGACACGCTTCTCACGTTCGAGGGCTCCGACGTCACCAAGCCGGTGCCGTCGCTCGCCGAGTCCTACGAGCTGTCGCCCGACGGCAAGGAGCTCACGCTCAAGCTGCGGCAGGGCGCCACGTTCGCCGACGGCTCCCCGGTGACGGCCGACGACGTCGTGTTCTCCCTCACCCGGGTCCGCGACATGAAGGGCACGCCGTCGTTCCTGCTGGACGGCGTGGAGGTCGCCAAGACCGACGACACGACCATCACGCTGACGTCGAAGACCCCCAACCCGGCGCTGCCGTACATCCTCCCGAACCCGGCCCTCGGCATCCTCAACTCGAAGGTCGCCAAGGAGAACGGCGCGACGAACGACCCGAACGACAAGGCCGAGCAGTACCTGAACGCCTCCTCGGCCGGCTCGGGGCCCTACACCATCGAGTCGTTCAACGTGAGCAGCCAGGTCGTGCTCAAGGCGAACGCGAAGTACTGGGGCGCGAAGAAGCCGTACTACGACAAGGTGGTCATCCGCAACGTCGAGTCGGCCACGCAGAAGCTCAACGTGCAGCGCGGCGACAGCCAGGTGGCGCTGAACCTGTCCGGCGACCAGGTGACCGGCATCTCCGGCGGCCTGCAGGTCAAGCGCACCGCCTCGGCGTAC from Microbispora sp. ZYX-F-249 carries:
- a CDS encoding ABC transporter substrate-binding protein, whose amino-acid sequence is MTTRSWQVRAGLLPVVLTGALALAACSGGGSSSSTQSGAAGKTLVIDTSFDLKTADPGRTYEPTGLIVDKATYDTLLTFEGSDVTKPVPSLAESYELSPDGKELTLKLRQGATFADGSPVTADDVVFSLTRVRDMKGTPSFLLDGVEVAKTDDTTITLTSKTPNPALPYILPNPALGILNSKVAKENGATNDPNDKAEQYLNASSAGSGPYTIESFNVSSQVVLKANAKYWGAKKPYYDKVVIRNVESATQKLNVQRGDSQVALNLSGDQVTGISGGLQVKRTASAYVFFLLANQDPGVSKVTSNPKFVEALRKGIDYQGLLELAGEGSTQASGIIPSMFLGALPADQAATRDVEGAKAALAASGVTDPKVTLEFPSELTVNGLSFQPLAERIQANLKEVGITVELAPAPVTTALDNYRNGKEELGLWYWGPDFPDPSNYLSFAPGKLVGLRSGWKAGADKDVEAAADKAGAAVTDADRRQAFTDFQQKLNATGPFMPLIQPGQNIVTAASVTGVDYHPVWTINVADLGAK